A single window of Pseudomonas lijiangensis DNA harbors:
- a CDS encoding mechanosensitive ion channel family protein, producing MELDLWTQSLVAAMTALWTKVANFIPNLFGALVVVLLGFVVAKLLDALLSKLLAKLGLDRLMGGTGLTKLISRAGVKVPISTLIGKIVYWFVLLIFLVSAAESLGLQRVSATLDMLALYLPKVFGAALVLLVGVLLAQLVNGLVRGAAEGVGVDYAPGLGRIAQGLVIIISISVAISQLEVKTDLLNHVIVIGLLTVGLAVALALGLGSREIAGQILAGIYVRELYQVGQHLQVGDIEGQIEEIGTVKTTLLTDEGELVSFSNKILLEQRVSSR from the coding sequence ATGGAATTGGATCTCTGGACCCAGAGTCTGGTTGCTGCAATGACTGCATTGTGGACCAAAGTTGCAAACTTCATCCCTAATCTGTTCGGCGCCCTTGTGGTGGTGCTGCTGGGTTTCGTGGTCGCAAAACTGCTCGATGCCCTGTTATCGAAATTGCTCGCCAAACTGGGCCTGGATCGCCTCATGGGCGGCACCGGGCTGACCAAGCTGATCAGCCGTGCCGGCGTGAAAGTGCCGATTTCCACTCTTATCGGCAAGATCGTCTACTGGTTCGTCCTGTTGATCTTCCTGGTCTCTGCGGCCGAGTCCCTTGGTCTGCAACGTGTATCGGCGACGCTGGACATGCTGGCGTTGTACCTGCCCAAGGTGTTTGGCGCGGCGCTGGTGCTGCTTGTGGGTGTGTTGCTGGCGCAACTGGTCAACGGGCTGGTGCGTGGCGCGGCAGAGGGCGTCGGGGTCGATTATGCGCCCGGTCTCGGGCGAATCGCTCAGGGGCTGGTGATCATCATCAGTATTTCGGTGGCAATCAGCCAGCTTGAAGTGAAGACAGATCTGCTCAATCACGTTATCGTGATTGGCCTCCTGACCGTCGGCCTGGCCGTTGCCTTGGCGCTGGGGCTGGGAAGTCGTGAAATTGCAGGTCAGATTCTGGCGGGGATTTATGTCCGAGAGCTTTATCAGGTCGGCCAGCATTTGCAGGTTGGCGACATAGAGGGGCAGATCGAAGAAATCGGTACGGTCAAGACTACACTGCTGACAGACGAAGGGGAGTTGGTTTCTTTTTCCAACAAAATTCTCCTTGAGCAGAGAGTAAGCAGCCGTTAA
- the sigX gene encoding RNA polymerase sigma factor SigX, translating to MNKPLPLSTRYDPRELSDEELVARAHVELFNVTRAYEELMRRYQRTLFNVCARYLGNDRDADDVCQEVMLKVLYGLKNFEGKSKFKTWLYSITYNECITQYRKERRKRRLMDALSLDPLEEASEEKTPKPEERGGLDRWLVHVNPIDREILVLRFVAELEFQEIADIMHMGLSATKMRYKRALDKLREKFAGITET from the coding sequence TTGAATAAACCCTTACCGCTTTCGACGCGCTACGACCCACGCGAGCTCTCAGATGAGGAGCTGGTCGCGCGCGCTCACGTCGAGCTTTTCAACGTGACGCGGGCTTACGAAGAATTGATGCGTCGTTACCAGAGAACACTTTTTAACGTCTGTGCACGTTATTTAGGGAACGATCGCGATGCTGATGATGTCTGTCAGGAAGTGATGCTTAAGGTCTTGTATGGATTGAAGAATTTCGAAGGAAAATCGAAGTTCAAAACCTGGCTCTACAGCATCACCTACAACGAGTGCATCACTCAGTACAGAAAGGAACGGCGAAAGCGTCGCTTGATGGACGCTTTGAGTCTGGACCCGCTTGAGGAAGCGTCTGAAGAAAAGACGCCCAAACCTGAAGAAAGGGGCGGACTTGATCGCTGGCTTGTGCATGTGAACCCGATCGATCGGGAGATTCTGGTGCTGCGATTTGTCGCAGAACTTGAATTCCAGGAGATTGCAGACATCATGCACATGGGCTTAAGCGCAACGAAAATGCGCTATAAGCGGGCATTAGATAAATTACGTGAGAAATTTGCGGGCATCACCGAAACTTAA